A single window of Nitrospira sp. CR1.1 DNA harbors:
- a CDS encoding NAAT family transporter, giving the protein MTMVEYAFLAFSSLFVIVDPIAVVPAFLAMTPRDSVAQRLRTARVACLVTVGILSGFALFGQTLLSLLGISLPAVQIAGGLILLLVSLDMLRAQRSTVQETAAETAAGTSKDDIAITPLAIPMLAGPAAISTVILLETQATTWLLRIVLLGCLVLIGLASYSILAIGARSAKWLNPIAEKIIARLMGLLLAALAVQFMVNALTGDRGLLRGLTGH; this is encoded by the coding sequence ATGACGATGGTCGAATATGCCTTCCTCGCGTTCAGTTCCCTCTTCGTGATCGTCGATCCCATCGCCGTGGTCCCGGCGTTTCTCGCCATGACCCCTCGCGATTCAGTCGCCCAGCGACTTCGAACCGCGCGGGTCGCTTGTCTCGTGACGGTCGGGATCCTGAGTGGTTTCGCCCTGTTCGGCCAAACATTGCTCAGTCTGTTGGGCATTTCCTTACCCGCCGTACAAATCGCCGGCGGACTTATTTTGTTATTGGTCTCGCTGGACATGTTGCGCGCCCAACGGTCCACGGTTCAGGAAACGGCGGCAGAAACCGCCGCCGGCACCAGCAAAGACGATATCGCCATCACCCCGCTCGCCATCCCCATGCTGGCGGGACCAGCGGCGATCTCAACCGTGATTCTGCTGGAAACGCAGGCCACCACCTGGTTGTTGCGTATAGTATTGTTGGGATGCCTTGTACTGATCGGATTGGCGAGTTACAGTATATTAGCGATCGGCGCGCGCAGCGCGAAATGGCTGAATCCCATCGCCGAGAAAATCATCGCTCGCTTGATGGGATTGTTGCTGGCTGCGTTGGCCGTTCAATTTATGGTGAATGCCCTCACCGGTGACCGGGGTTTGTTACGTGGGCTGACAGGACATTAA
- a CDS encoding DnaJ domain-containing protein — MATAQRGYYDILGIQRDASADDIKKAFRKRAREIHPDLHTGVKKTEMEKKFKELNEAHEVLSDPDKRKKYDQYGQNWEQAEAYEKARQQAGAQTGRGGAAGGFSGGDFGDIFETFFGGRGRGGNATGFAVDGEDLETDVELSIRDVATGVSRRIDLTERVPCKACGGSAIVRGRPCVVCGGTGTQTEKRTIEVRIPAGVQDNTRVRIAGKGQPGVNGGRPGDLYLRVHLQANGVFRQKGSDIHVTLPVWPWEAALGAEVMAPTLAEPVKVKIPPGSKADSKLRLKGKGLPTAAGEHGDLFLKLKIVMPTDISAEERALYEQLRQGRHSDPRAEILAASRRSSS; from the coding sequence ATGGCTACAGCACAACGCGGTTACTACGACATCCTCGGCATCCAACGGGACGCCTCTGCCGACGACATCAAGAAGGCATTTCGCAAGCGGGCCCGCGAAATTCATCCCGATCTCCATACCGGCGTGAAAAAAACGGAAATGGAGAAAAAGTTCAAGGAATTGAACGAAGCGCATGAGGTGTTGTCGGATCCCGACAAACGCAAAAAATACGATCAGTACGGCCAGAACTGGGAACAGGCCGAAGCCTACGAGAAAGCCCGGCAGCAGGCAGGCGCCCAAACCGGACGAGGCGGCGCAGCCGGGGGATTCAGCGGTGGTGACTTCGGGGATATCTTCGAAACCTTCTTCGGCGGACGGGGACGCGGCGGAAACGCCACGGGATTTGCCGTCGATGGAGAAGACCTGGAAACAGATGTGGAGCTCAGCATCCGCGACGTGGCGACCGGCGTCAGCCGGCGCATCGACCTCACCGAGCGCGTGCCCTGTAAGGCGTGCGGCGGCAGCGCCATCGTGAGAGGCCGCCCCTGCGTCGTCTGCGGCGGCACCGGCACTCAAACCGAAAAGCGTACGATTGAAGTTCGTATTCCGGCAGGTGTTCAAGACAATACGCGCGTTCGTATCGCAGGCAAAGGTCAACCGGGAGTGAATGGAGGCCGACCGGGTGATCTGTACCTGCGCGTCCATCTTCAAGCCAACGGCGTCTTCCGGCAGAAGGGGTCCGACATTCACGTCACCCTCCCGGTCTGGCCATGGGAAGCGGCGCTCGGCGCTGAAGTGATGGCGCCTACGCTGGCGGAACCGGTAAAGGTGAAAATTCCGCCCGGCAGTAAAGCCGACAGCAAGCTGCGCCTGAAGGGCAAAGGCCTGCCCACTGCCGCCGGGGAGCATGGGGATCTGTTCCTGAAGCTGAAAATCGTCATGCCGACGGACATATCCGCCGAAGAGCGGGCGCTCTATGAACAGTTGAGACAGGGCCGCCACAGCGATCCACGAGCCGAGATCCTCGCCGCGTCGAGACGCAGTTCGTCCTGA
- the ugpC gene encoding sn-glycerol-3-phosphate ABC transporter ATP-binding protein UgpC, with amino-acid sequence MAELELRSVSKSFGDQPVLRDVSLKVPDGSFTILLGPSGCGKSTLLRIIAGLDNQTAGEVLIDGQSVNHLPPADRDIAMVFQQYALYPHLSVRENLAFALKMRRVPRDTIEARISEAAQLLDIQRLLDRKPKDLSGGQRQRVAMGRAIVRKPKLFLFDEPLSNLDAQLRTTMRIELKKLQQRLQATMIYVTHDQVEAMTLGDRIVVIEGGRIRQADEPQQTYTAPADPFVAAFIGTPPMNLWEGSLSAQAGETIFHSDGLSVPLPSRLIAGPPQQPTPVMLGIRPEDIALQETPESLMVDAQVDLIEDLGADLLLHCRVGPLRLVARADRGIARSANSSVRLYFPTRKLHLFIDRQRVDPLSTTPA; translated from the coding sequence ATGGCCGAACTAGAACTGCGCTCCGTCTCAAAATCTTTTGGCGATCAACCAGTCTTACGCGACGTGTCGCTAAAGGTGCCTGACGGCAGCTTCACGATTCTGCTCGGCCCTTCCGGCTGCGGCAAATCCACGCTGTTGCGCATTATCGCCGGACTCGACAATCAGACCGCAGGTGAAGTGTTGATCGACGGCCAGTCAGTGAATCACTTGCCACCGGCCGACCGCGACATTGCCATGGTGTTCCAGCAGTATGCGCTGTATCCGCACCTGTCGGTTCGTGAAAATCTCGCCTTTGCGCTCAAGATGCGCCGCGTGCCACGCGACACCATTGAAGCCCGCATCAGCGAAGCCGCGCAGCTCCTGGACATTCAGCGGCTGCTGGATCGCAAGCCGAAAGACTTATCCGGAGGGCAACGGCAACGGGTGGCCATGGGACGCGCCATTGTCCGCAAGCCCAAGCTGTTCCTCTTCGACGAACCGCTGTCCAATCTGGACGCCCAACTTCGCACCACAATGCGCATCGAGCTCAAGAAGTTACAACAACGCCTGCAGGCCACCATGATCTATGTGACCCACGATCAAGTGGAGGCGATGACCCTGGGCGACCGCATCGTCGTCATCGAAGGTGGACGGATCAGACAGGCGGATGAGCCCCAGCAGACATATACCGCGCCGGCCGACCCCTTCGTCGCCGCCTTCATCGGCACCCCGCCGATGAACCTCTGGGAAGGCAGTCTCAGCGCACAGGCGGGTGAGACAATCTTTCACAGCGACGGCTTGTCGGTGCCGCTTCCGTCGCGATTGATAGCAGGCCCTCCGCAACAGCCAACGCCTGTCATGCTCGGCATCCGCCCGGAGGACATTGCGCTGCAGGAAACGCCGGAGTCACTCATGGTCGACGCCCAAGTAGACTTGATCGAAGACCTCGGCGCGGATCTGCTGCTACACTGCCGCGTCGGGCCCCTTCGACTTGTCGCACGGGCCGATCGTGGCATCGCCCGCAGCGCGAACTCGTCGGTACGCCTCTATTTTCCTACCCGCAAATTGCATCTATTCATCGACCGCCAGCGGGTCGATCCGCTATCAACGACGCCTGCTTGA